From Halobacterium sp. R2-5, the proteins below share one genomic window:
- a CDS encoding DUF2073 domain-containing protein, whose amino-acid sequence MSETTIEDGGGDGVQIDLISAERMSGKTSMEKIRMILDGVRDGKIVVLESGLTPDEESKLIEVTMSEINPDGFSGIEIESFPQSETSDTGLLGRLMGKQSTSKLTVVGPANQIQSLHKDETLISALVSRK is encoded by the coding sequence ATGTCCGAGACCACAATCGAGGACGGTGGGGGCGACGGCGTCCAGATCGACCTCATCAGCGCGGAGCGGATGTCCGGCAAGACGTCCATGGAGAAGATCCGGATGATTCTGGACGGCGTCCGGGACGGCAAGATCGTCGTCCTGGAGTCCGGCCTCACCCCGGACGAGGAGTCGAAGCTCATCGAGGTGACGATGAGCGAGATCAACCCGGACGGCTTCTCCGGCATCGAGATCGAGAGCTTCCCGCAGTCCGAGACCAGCGACACCGGCCTGCTCGGCCGTCTCATGGGCAAGCAGTCGACGTCGAAGCTCACGGTCGTCGGACCGGCGAACCAGATCCAGTCGCTGCACAAGGACGAGACGCTCATCAGCGCGCTCGTGTCCCGAAAGTAA
- a CDS encoding Era-like GTP-binding protein has protein sequence MGLFAELRDSISRVTASMFADDSEPKRIGIYGPPNAGKTTLANRIARDWTGDAVGPESHIPHETRRARRKENVEIKRNGKTVNIDIVDTPGVTTKVDYSEFLEHDMEKDEAVRRSREATEGVAEAMHWLREDVDGVIYVLDSTEDPFTQVNTMLIGIIESRDLPVLILANKTDLEDSNIQRVSNAFPQHETIPLSALEGENMDEVYEKIAEYFG, from the coding sequence ATGGGACTGTTCGCAGAACTCAGAGACAGCATATCCCGGGTCACGGCGAGCATGTTCGCCGACGACTCGGAGCCGAAACGAATCGGGATTTACGGACCGCCTAACGCGGGGAAGACGACCCTCGCGAATCGCATCGCCCGGGACTGGACCGGGGACGCAGTCGGGCCGGAGAGCCACATCCCGCACGAGACGCGACGCGCACGCCGGAAGGAGAACGTCGAGATCAAGCGCAACGGGAAGACCGTCAACATCGACATCGTCGACACGCCCGGCGTGACGACGAAGGTCGACTACTCGGAGTTCCTCGAGCACGACATGGAGAAAGACGAGGCCGTGCGTCGCTCCCGCGAGGCCACCGAGGGCGTCGCGGAGGCGATGCACTGGCTTCGCGAGGACGTCGACGGCGTCATCTACGTCCTCGACTCCACCGAGGACCCGTTCACCCAGGTGAACACGATGCTCATCGGCATCATCGAGAGCCGGGACCTGCCGGTGCTCATCCTCGCGAACAAGACCGACCTCGAGGACTCGAACATCCAGCGCGTGTCGAACGCGTTCCCCCAGCACGAGACGATTCCGCTCTCGGCGCTGGAGGGCGAGAACATGGACGAGGTCTACGAGAAGATCGCGGAGTACTTCGGGTGA
- a CDS encoding Zn-ribbon containing protein produces MPHQCTNCGHVFEDGSKEMLSGCPDCGGNKFQYHPGEVAEEEPPDAESPEPPEAEGGSVAGAVGRAANKVRDAVTSDPDPAARTTGDDADASSSADAVGSSAADASETADAADTASSPTADAIPEASSGASTGDAGTDDEVDPAAPETEARESVSEADASASDTSSPDPAASDASASSAPETGGEPEGSDPNDAGIDATAEVSDEDAAQADARSSVVDKDSLPDAPSEGRVVKEPDDSEDRPDLDDLRQELNDQFESIRIVAPGQYELNLMELYDRQEYIIALQEDGQYVIEVPDAWETDEA; encoded by the coding sequence ATGCCCCACCAGTGTACGAACTGCGGGCACGTCTTCGAGGACGGCTCCAAGGAGATGCTCTCGGGGTGCCCGGACTGCGGCGGGAACAAGTTCCAGTACCACCCCGGTGAGGTCGCCGAGGAGGAGCCCCCGGACGCCGAGTCGCCGGAGCCGCCCGAGGCCGAGGGCGGGTCGGTCGCGGGCGCGGTCGGCCGCGCCGCGAACAAGGTCCGGGACGCGGTGACCAGCGACCCCGACCCCGCAGCGCGTACGACTGGCGACGACGCGGACGCCTCCAGTAGTGCTGATGCGGTCGGGAGTTCGGCCGCGGACGCGTCCGAAACTGCCGACGCTGCCGACACCGCGAGCAGTCCCACTGCAGACGCGATCCCCGAGGCTTCGAGTGGAGCCAGCACCGGCGACGCGGGGACCGACGACGAGGTCGACCCGGCTGCACCGGAAACGGAGGCCCGGGAGTCGGTTTCGGAAGCCGACGCGTCGGCTTCCGACACGTCTTCTCCGGACCCAGCCGCTTCCGACGCGTCCGCGTCGAGCGCACCGGAAACGGGGGGCGAGCCCGAGGGTTCGGACCCCAACGACGCGGGCATCGACGCGACCGCGGAGGTCAGCGACGAGGACGCCGCGCAGGCGGACGCCCGCAGCTCCGTCGTCGACAAGGATTCGCTGCCGGACGCGCCCTCCGAGGGCCGCGTCGTCAAGGAGCCCGACGACTCGGAGGACCGCCCCGACCTCGACGACCTCCGCCAGGAGCTCAACGACCAGTTCGAGTCCATCCGCATCGTCGCGCCCGGCCAGTACGAGCTCAACCTCATGGAGCTGTACGACCGTCAGGAGTACATCATCGCGCTCCAGGAGGACGGCCAGTACGTCATCGAGGTGCCGGACGCCTGGGAGACCGACGAAGCGTAA